A section of the Leptotrichia sp. HSP-342 genome encodes:
- a CDS encoding thioredoxin family protein: protein MALLDSNIVEQLKGYFDKINGNIELVSFLNDSEKSAELDSFLQEVDSISGKVNYVKKSFDNDKADLEKANLTRPTSFTILKDGENTGINFSGIPGGHEFNSFILAVLGLAGLGKKLEGEQLSKVESVNKPVNIETFISLSCTHCPDVVQALNLISSNNKNITTTMVDSAVFFEEAKEKDIQAVPVVFINGEQKSVGAKTIEELINLVVNA, encoded by the coding sequence ATGGCTTTATTAGATAGTAATATTGTAGAACAGTTAAAAGGTTATTTTGATAAAATTAATGGAAACATTGAATTAGTCTCATTTTTGAATGATAGCGAAAAATCAGCTGAATTAGATAGCTTCTTACAAGAAGTTGATTCAATTTCTGGAAAAGTGAACTATGTAAAAAAATCATTTGACAATGATAAGGCTGACTTAGAAAAAGCAAACCTTACTCGTCCAACATCTTTTACAATTTTAAAAGATGGGGAAAATACTGGGATTAATTTTTCAGGTATTCCTGGAGGACATGAATTTAACAGCTTTATTCTAGCAGTTTTGGGACTTGCAGGACTTGGAAAAAAACTGGAAGGAGAGCAGCTTTCAAAAGTTGAATCAGTTAATAAGCCTGTAAATATCGAAACATTTATTTCATTATCTTGTACACATTGTCCAGATGTAGTTCAAGCCTTAAACTTAATTTCATCAAATAACAAAAACATTACAACAACAATGGTAGATAGTGCAGTATTTTTTGAAGAAGCAAAAGAAAAAGATATTCAGGCGGTACCAGTTGTATTTATAAATGGAGAGCAAAAATCAGTTGGTGCAAAAACTATTGAAGAATTAATAAATCTTGTTGTTAATGCTTAG